The following proteins are encoded in a genomic region of Natrinema sp. DC36:
- a CDS encoding substrate-binding domain-containing protein, with translation MADNQFGRSADGVSRRKFIAATGAIGTMAAAGCLGSAGEDDSIKPLTADGSSTVYPITNDADSLWNGNPPADDEEYWGPGQYDIDTDENLADYWAGLYGFEPTEERSVPPFSTQIALSHSGTGVEGVINERVDIGDASSTAESILGSDHEELDNIVDHVVAVDGQPIVVSREIYDAGVTQVTGDELRAIYKGEITNWSELGGPDKDIYAIGRAEDSGTDTAFRKNLYGDPEAPISPDTRKGQNQQVAKLVKQNDNAIAYIALAFVEPDGGTPPIGLELDGTLYEYGKNLGAKEYPLSRDLHCYTYEDTDKRESAFLNMILSDFGQQNFVEPNNYFKLPPERREEERGKLADQD, from the coding sequence ATGGCAGACAACCAGTTCGGACGCTCTGCTGACGGGGTATCGCGACGGAAGTTCATTGCGGCGACCGGCGCTATCGGAACGATGGCGGCCGCTGGGTGCCTCGGAAGTGCAGGTGAAGACGATAGCATCAAACCGCTAACGGCCGACGGCTCGTCGACCGTTTACCCGATCACCAACGACGCCGATTCGCTATGGAACGGGAACCCGCCGGCCGACGACGAGGAGTACTGGGGTCCGGGACAGTACGACATCGATACGGACGAAAACCTCGCTGACTACTGGGCGGGTCTCTACGGCTTCGAACCGACCGAAGAGCGCAGCGTCCCGCCGTTTTCGACACAGATCGCGTTGAGCCACTCCGGGACGGGTGTCGAGGGCGTCATCAACGAGCGCGTCGATATCGGTGACGCGAGTTCGACGGCCGAATCCATCCTCGGATCGGACCACGAAGAACTGGACAACATCGTCGACCACGTCGTCGCCGTCGACGGCCAGCCGATCGTCGTAAGCCGGGAAATCTACGACGCGGGCGTCACGCAGGTCACCGGCGACGAACTCCGCGCGATCTACAAGGGGGAGATTACGAACTGGAGCGAACTCGGCGGCCCGGATAAGGATATCTACGCGATCGGTCGTGCGGAGGACTCCGGGACCGACACCGCGTTCCGGAAGAACCTCTACGGCGACCCCGAGGCACCGATCTCGCCCGATACCCGGAAAGGACAGAACCAGCAGGTGGCGAAGCTCGTCAAGCAGAACGACAACGCGATCGCCTACATCGCGCTCGCGTTCGTCGAACCGGACGGCGGGACCCCGCCGATCGGCCTCGAGCTGGACGGCACCCTCTACGAGTACGGCAAGAACCTCGGTGCGAAGGAGTACCCGCTCAGCCGCGACCTTCACTGCTACACCTACGAGGATACCGACAAGCGCGAGAGCGCCTTCCTCAACATGATCCTCTCGGACTTCGGGCAGCAGAACTTCGTCGAACCGAACAACTACTTCAAACTCCCGCCGGAGCGCCGCGAGGAGGAACGAGGAAAGCTGGCGGACCAGGACTGA
- the twy1 gene encoding 4-demethylwyosine synthase TYW1: MSDSANPGADGASADATTDADSGDGDDGGPAQVSSPDYHSENHTAAQTCGWTANALRGEGKCYKNIFYGIESHRCIQMTPVVRCNERCVFCWRDHKGHSYEMDDVQWDDPEEVVDASIKLQKKLLSGFGGNEEVPREVFDQAMEPRHVAISLDGEPTLYPYLPELIEAFHDRDITTFLVSNGTRPEMLRDCDPTQLYVSVDAPERHTFDQVVGAMEDDAWEKLLETMDVLADKDETRTVLRTTLVKGENMRNPDWYAGFYQQADPDFIELKAYMHVGHSRGRLDRSAMPEHEEVVEFAEDVREYMPGFDEVMGVPASRVALLSQTSDTWVPKLQKDSEFWERDPVTGD, translated from the coding sequence ATGAGCGACTCCGCGAACCCCGGGGCCGACGGCGCGAGCGCCGACGCCACGACCGACGCCGACAGCGGCGACGGCGACGACGGCGGGCCGGCACAGGTCTCGAGTCCGGATTACCACAGCGAGAATCACACGGCCGCCCAGACCTGCGGCTGGACGGCCAACGCCCTGCGCGGCGAGGGGAAGTGTTACAAGAACATCTTCTACGGCATCGAGTCCCACCGCTGCATCCAGATGACGCCGGTCGTCCGATGTAACGAGCGCTGCGTCTTCTGCTGGCGCGACCACAAGGGCCACTCCTACGAGATGGACGACGTCCAGTGGGACGACCCCGAGGAAGTCGTCGACGCCTCGATCAAACTGCAGAAGAAACTGCTCTCGGGCTTCGGCGGCAACGAAGAGGTCCCTCGAGAAGTGTTCGACCAGGCGATGGAACCCCGTCACGTCGCCATCTCGCTGGACGGCGAACCGACGCTCTACCCCTACCTCCCCGAACTCATCGAGGCCTTCCACGACCGCGACATCACCACCTTCCTCGTCTCGAACGGCACCCGCCCCGAGATGCTTCGGGACTGCGATCCCACGCAACTGTACGTCAGCGTCGACGCTCCCGAACGTCACACCTTCGATCAGGTCGTCGGCGCGATGGAGGACGACGCCTGGGAGAAGCTCCTCGAGACGATGGACGTTCTCGCGGACAAAGACGAGACCCGGACGGTGCTCCGGACGACGCTCGTCAAGGGCGAGAACATGCGGAATCCGGACTGGTACGCCGGCTTCTACCAGCAGGCCGACCCCGACTTCATCGAGCTGAAGGCGTACATGCACGTCGGCCACTCGCGGGGCCGACTCGACCGGTCGGCGATGCCCGAGCACGAGGAAGTCGTCGAGTTCGCCGAGGACGTACGGGAGTACATGCCCGGATTCGACGAGGTCATGGGAGTCCCGGCCTCCCGCGTCGCACTGCTCTCACAGACCTCGGATACGTGGGTCCCGAAGCTGCAGAAGGACAGCGAGTTCTGGGAGCGAGATCCGGTCACCGGCGACTGA
- a CDS encoding sulfatase-like hydrolase/transferase, with amino-acid sequence MSGHATMGDEPSIALVVLDTLRADSFDEHFEWLPGVQFTNAWSTTHWTAPAHASLFTGRYAVEAGVTIKSQDFDRETVRLPELLQDEGYRTRAFSCNVNISAQLGWHHGFDEFDGGWRLRGLGEDVFDWDEFIAEHQSDGPERYLRALWRCVDDDCDTTQSLKQGALMKLRDMGLKGRHPDDGAAEFLEYVRDSSWNRDSEFLFANLMEAHLPYDPPDEYRTYPDEESPHFDSVKATLREPSADPDRIRTAYDDAVRYLSDIYRDIYAELAAEFDYVVTLADHGEALGEYGAWQHGGGLHPPVTKIPLVVSAPGPNPDDRTPNADGAGRATRDALVNLLDVYATVLDLAGIESDHRRGESFRPLLSSAPIATDPRANALLEYHGISKRRALALEEDGYDTAPVDRERHGIATADCYYFEGPFGTELLGDCDPAALESDLEELITDLETRDGLGEADLSGLESQLEDLGYL; translated from the coding sequence ATGAGCGGACACGCGACCATGGGAGACGAGCCATCCATCGCCCTCGTCGTGCTCGATACGCTTCGAGCCGACTCGTTCGACGAGCACTTCGAGTGGCTGCCGGGCGTGCAGTTCACGAACGCGTGGAGCACGACCCACTGGACGGCCCCGGCCCACGCCTCGCTGTTTACCGGTCGCTACGCGGTCGAGGCCGGCGTGACGATCAAGTCACAGGACTTCGATCGAGAAACCGTTCGTCTTCCCGAACTGCTACAGGACGAGGGGTATCGAACGCGGGCGTTCAGCTGTAACGTCAACATCTCGGCGCAACTGGGCTGGCACCACGGGTTCGACGAGTTCGACGGCGGCTGGCGACTCCGCGGCCTCGGCGAGGACGTCTTCGACTGGGACGAGTTCATCGCCGAACACCAGTCCGACGGCCCCGAACGCTACCTCCGCGCGCTCTGGCGCTGCGTCGACGACGACTGCGACACGACTCAGTCGCTGAAACAGGGGGCGCTGATGAAGCTCCGGGATATGGGACTCAAGGGCCGTCACCCCGACGACGGTGCGGCCGAGTTCCTCGAGTACGTCCGCGATAGCTCGTGGAACCGCGACTCCGAGTTCCTCTTCGCGAACCTCATGGAGGCACACCTGCCGTACGATCCGCCCGACGAGTACCGCACCTATCCGGACGAGGAGTCGCCCCACTTCGACAGCGTGAAGGCCACGCTCCGGGAGCCGTCGGCCGATCCGGACCGGATCAGGACCGCGTACGACGACGCCGTGCGATATCTCTCGGACATCTACCGCGACATCTACGCCGAACTCGCGGCGGAGTTCGACTACGTCGTGACGCTCGCCGACCACGGCGAAGCGCTCGGAGAGTACGGCGCGTGGCAACACGGCGGCGGGCTCCACCCGCCCGTGACGAAGATTCCGCTTGTCGTCTCCGCGCCCGGACCGAACCCCGACGATCGAACCCCGAACGCGGACGGCGCGGGGCGAGCGACGCGGGACGCCCTCGTGAACCTGCTGGACGTCTACGCGACGGTACTCGACCTCGCTGGAATCGAGTCCGACCACCGCCGCGGTGAGTCGTTCCGGCCGCTGCTCTCGAGCGCCCCGATCGCGACGGACCCCCGGGCGAACGCGCTGCTCGAGTACCACGGCATCTCGAAGCGACGAGCGCTCGCGCTCGAGGAGGACGGCTACGACACCGCCCCCGTCGACCGCGAGCGCCACGGCATCGCGACGGCCGACTGCTACTACTTCGAGGGCCCGTTCGGGACCGAACTGCTCGGCGACTGCGACCCGGCGGCCCTCGAGTCGGACCTCGAGGAACTGATCACCGACCTCGAGACGCGGGACGGCCTCGGCGAGGCGGACCTCTCCGGGCTCGAATCACAGCTCGAGGATCTGGGGTATCTGTGA
- the pstB gene encoding phosphate ABC transporter ATP-binding protein PstB: MTESSVTTTADRTDADGYPSSNETTTGESDERTRAEWREYSFAGDPVLSVEDLNVWYGDDHALKDISIDIPEKSVTALIGPSGCGKSTFLRCLNRMNDRIKAARIEGDVTLSEQNIYADGANLVELRKRIGMVFQHPNPFPKSIRENVAYGPRKHGDLERGLVPRLLGRDDKDREDELVERCLRDAAIWDEVEDRLDDNALGLSGGQQQRLCIARCLAVDPEIILMDEPASALDPIATAKIEDLIEDLAEEYTVVIVTHNMQQAARISDQTAVFLTGGELVEYGDTDQVFENPRSQRVEDYITGKFG; the protein is encoded by the coding sequence ATGACAGAATCCAGCGTTACCACGACAGCGGACCGAACGGACGCCGACGGATACCCGTCGAGCAACGAAACGACGACCGGCGAGAGCGACGAGCGCACGAGAGCGGAGTGGCGCGAGTACTCGTTCGCCGGCGACCCGGTTCTGTCGGTCGAGGACCTGAACGTCTGGTACGGCGACGATCACGCGCTCAAAGATATCTCGATCGACATTCCAGAAAAGAGCGTTACGGCGCTCATCGGCCCCTCGGGCTGTGGGAAATCCACGTTCCTTCGGTGTCTCAACCGAATGAACGATCGGATCAAAGCCGCTCGTATCGAGGGCGATGTCACCCTCAGCGAGCAGAACATCTACGCCGATGGGGCCAACCTCGTCGAACTGCGGAAGCGCATCGGCATGGTGTTCCAGCACCCGAACCCGTTCCCAAAGTCGATTCGAGAGAACGTCGCCTACGGCCCGCGAAAACACGGCGACCTCGAGCGGGGGCTGGTCCCTCGGTTACTCGGACGCGACGACAAGGACAGAGAAGACGAGTTGGTCGAGCGGTGCCTTCGCGACGCTGCCATCTGGGACGAGGTCGAAGACCGTCTCGACGACAACGCGCTGGGACTCTCCGGCGGCCAGCAACAGCGGCTGTGCATCGCCAGATGTCTCGCCGTCGATCCCGAAATCATTCTGATGGACGAACCGGCCTCGGCGCTCGACCCGATCGCCACCGCCAAGATCGAGGACCTCATCGAGGACCTCGCCGAGGAGTACACGGTCGTCATCGTCACGCACAACATGCAACAGGCCGCCCGTATCTCCGACCAGACCGCCGTCTTCCTCACCGGCGGGGAACTCGTGGAGTACGGCGACACCGATCAGGTGTTCGAGAACCCGCGGAGCCAGCGCGTCGAAGATTACATCACCGGCAAGTTCGGGTGA
- the pstA gene encoding phosphate ABC transporter permease PstA, with the protein MISPTWTWQPAAFDAIVPGQLAIPLLTLVGSILTGQSSATAYAGFGTRGRQNGAFLLISLVVLLTISVLLFLLAFVFERGILVVLENLAVSAGTVLFLLAAVLVLLVRYGHVNPATADGTETLVSFVSLAAASVIGLVGVVLAAAIAMNYTISGYAVTIEPTAVVGALPGLVAGLVFLDALRRSGGSSLPDMKAGHPVIRALHIVLGVMGAIVLVEFLVGTTLGLGGIGIVPIVAIVVGGVSVTTLVATLGARFTGRALPSWIPPLTWTASIAAVTFVVCCLHAIATGDSVGGTVGIAASGAVDWPFVMNPSKGLGIQKGVMPAMVGTIWIVLGAVVFAVPLAVGAAVFLTEYAEDSIFTRAVDIATNGLWSTPSIVFGLFGLAFLVPRFGGTPSIFASQLVLGFMLLPLVLITSREAMKSVPDEYRDASAALGVSKWETIRSVVVPASMPGIITGVILGVGRIAGETAPLLLVLNGPNFPTKSPGILSSFMVRVSLQPPFVHVSNPALLERASALPYQLYAVITAGVGAEETFGWGTALVLLCVVLSFFAMGVASRRYFRRKLHQ; encoded by the coding sequence GTGATATCGCCGACGTGGACGTGGCAACCAGCGGCGTTCGATGCCATCGTTCCCGGCCAGCTCGCGATCCCCCTGCTGACGTTGGTCGGGAGCATTCTCACTGGTCAGTCGAGCGCGACCGCCTACGCGGGGTTCGGAACGCGCGGCAGACAGAACGGCGCGTTCCTGCTGATCTCGCTGGTCGTGCTGCTCACGATCTCGGTGCTCCTGTTCCTCCTCGCGTTCGTTTTCGAGCGGGGGATACTGGTCGTACTCGAGAACCTCGCGGTCAGTGCCGGGACGGTGCTGTTCCTCCTTGCGGCGGTACTCGTCTTACTGGTTCGGTACGGACACGTCAACCCGGCGACCGCGGACGGCACCGAGACCCTCGTCTCGTTCGTTTCTCTCGCCGCGGCGAGCGTCATCGGACTCGTCGGCGTCGTTCTCGCGGCTGCGATCGCAATGAATTACACCATCTCGGGATACGCGGTCACGATCGAACCGACGGCCGTCGTCGGTGCGCTGCCGGGACTCGTTGCCGGCCTCGTCTTTCTTGACGCGCTTCGCCGGTCGGGTGGCTCGTCGCTTCCCGATATGAAGGCAGGTCACCCCGTCATCCGAGCTCTTCACATCGTGCTGGGTGTCATGGGTGCCATCGTACTGGTCGAGTTCCTCGTCGGAACGACCCTCGGGCTCGGCGGAATCGGGATCGTCCCGATAGTCGCGATCGTCGTGGGCGGCGTTTCGGTGACAACTCTCGTCGCGACTTTGGGAGCGCGATTTACAGGGCGCGCTCTCCCGTCGTGGATCCCGCCGCTGACGTGGACCGCGAGCATCGCAGCGGTGACGTTCGTCGTCTGCTGTCTCCACGCCATCGCCACGGGCGACTCGGTCGGCGGCACTGTCGGTATCGCCGCCAGCGGTGCCGTCGACTGGCCGTTCGTGATGAACCCGTCGAAGGGGCTCGGCATCCAGAAAGGCGTAATGCCGGCGATGGTGGGGACGATCTGGATCGTCCTCGGCGCCGTCGTCTTCGCCGTCCCGCTGGCGGTCGGTGCCGCCGTCTTCCTCACCGAGTACGCCGAGGATAGCATCTTTACCCGCGCGGTCGACATCGCCACGAACGGACTCTGGAGCACCCCCAGCATCGTCTTCGGCCTGTTCGGCCTCGCGTTCCTCGTCCCGCGGTTCGGCGGTACCCCCTCCATCTTCGCGAGCCAGTTGGTGCTCGGATTCATGCTGCTCCCGCTCGTGCTCATCACGAGTCGGGAAGCCATGAAGAGCGTGCCCGACGAGTACCGTGACGCGAGCGCCGCACTCGGCGTTTCGAAGTGGGAAACGATCAGAAGCGTCGTCGTCCCCGCATCGATGCCGGGGATCATCACCGGGGTTATACTCGGTGTCGGTCGAATCGCCGGCGAAACCGCACCCCTGTTGCTCGTCCTGAACGGACCGAACTTCCCGACCAAGTCGCCCGGTATCCTCTCCAGTTTCATGGTCCGGGTCAGCCTCCAGCCGCCGTTCGTCCACGTTTCGAACCCCGCACTGCTCGAGCGGGCGAGCGCACTCCCCTACCAGCTGTACGCGGTCATCACCGCCGGCGTCGGTGCCGAAGAGACGTTCGGCTGGGGAACGGCGCTCGTCTTGCTCTGCGTCGTCCTCTCGTTCTTCGCGATGGGAGTCGCGAGCCGACGGTACTTCAGGAGGAAGCTACACCAATGA
- a CDS encoding oligosaccharide flippase family protein yields MSDATSVSLGGETIKATAAKFTMAAIGFLGTIVFARALGPTGFGGYYLLFSLVKIADRAVNGWGTAVKKRYSEADAPSGELIGSQGLFTLVWMALAIAAAAVASSWLASYTGLPDAPVLFVVLLFAVTLFEPLDLIVQARGRVGASMWTDTLRSVLTFPIQLSLIVLGFGAAGMAYGLAAATFLTVPVLWYYVRTRPVAPSRATVSNLWSYARYSIPNSFLGQAYDRFDIILLGYLLAPAAAGRYEVALKLTVPATFVTMAASSGLMARVSHRHSEGEELGTDVSNTLSFTSIFAIPMFFGAVAMSEQLVVTFFGPDYAAAAGLLVGLAAYQIAKTQAGVLTSVLYGIDRPDVNTRISALTLAINVALGVALTLAYGAIGVVVATAVAETLRYALSAVVVKRELSTVVLFPRTLGEQFAAGAVMFVVVVAAERAVPIDHWYQLLAIVALGAVVYGTVLLAISEKLRVTIVGILRGSRLERWLPGSWSEHV; encoded by the coding sequence ATGAGCGACGCGACGTCGGTCAGCCTCGGGGGCGAGACGATCAAGGCGACGGCCGCGAAGTTCACGATGGCCGCGATCGGGTTCCTCGGAACGATCGTCTTCGCTCGAGCGCTCGGGCCGACCGGGTTCGGCGGCTACTACCTCCTCTTTTCGCTGGTGAAGATCGCCGATCGAGCGGTCAACGGCTGGGGAACGGCGGTCAAAAAGCGGTATTCGGAGGCCGACGCCCCGTCGGGGGAGCTGATCGGCAGTCAGGGGCTGTTCACGCTGGTGTGGATGGCGCTGGCCATCGCAGCCGCCGCCGTCGCCTCGAGCTGGCTCGCCTCCTACACGGGCCTCCCCGACGCGCCGGTGTTGTTCGTCGTCTTGCTGTTCGCGGTCACGCTCTTCGAACCGCTCGATCTGATCGTGCAGGCGCGCGGCCGAGTCGGGGCCTCGATGTGGACCGATACGCTTCGATCGGTGCTCACCTTCCCGATCCAGCTCAGCCTGATCGTGCTCGGATTCGGCGCTGCGGGCATGGCCTACGGCCTGGCCGCGGCGACGTTCCTGACGGTTCCGGTCCTCTGGTACTACGTCCGGACGCGGCCGGTCGCGCCGAGCCGGGCGACCGTTTCGAACCTCTGGTCGTACGCCAGATACAGCATTCCCAACTCGTTTCTCGGACAGGCCTACGACCGCTTCGACATCATCCTGCTGGGCTACCTGCTAGCCCCCGCCGCCGCCGGGCGGTACGAGGTCGCGCTCAAACTTACGGTGCCGGCGACGTTCGTGACGATGGCCGCCTCGAGCGGGCTGATGGCTCGCGTGAGCCACCGCCACAGCGAGGGCGAGGAGCTCGGGACGGACGTCTCGAACACGCTCTCCTTTACGAGCATTTTCGCGATCCCGATGTTCTTCGGTGCCGTCGCGATGTCCGAACAGCTCGTGGTGACGTTCTTCGGTCCCGACTACGCCGCGGCCGCGGGGCTCCTCGTCGGACTCGCGGCGTACCAGATCGCGAAGACCCAGGCCGGCGTGCTCACGAGCGTGCTCTACGGGATCGATCGTCCGGACGTCAACACGCGGATATCGGCCCTGACGCTGGCGATCAACGTGGCTCTCGGCGTCGCGCTGACGCTCGCCTACGGTGCGATCGGCGTCGTGGTCGCAACGGCCGTCGCCGAGACGCTTCGATACGCCCTTTCGGCTGTCGTCGTCAAACGGGAACTCTCGACGGTCGTCCTGTTTCCCCGAACGCTCGGCGAGCAGTTCGCGGCCGGCGCGGTGATGTTCGTCGTCGTCGTCGCCGCCGAGCGCGCCGTCCCGATCGATCACTGGTATCAGCTCCTCGCGATCGTCGCACTGGGTGCGGTCGTCTACGGGACGGTGCTCCTGGCGATCAGCGAAAAACTCCGCGTCACGATCGTCGGCATCCTCCGGGGATCGCGACTCGAGCGGTGGCTTCCGGGATCGTGGTCGGAGCACGTATGA
- the phoU gene encoding phosphate signaling complex protein PhoU, with product MAREDYQKRLERLREAVVALGDLVREQLADGLNALFTGDRELARDVIAGDSAVNRRTLEIEGDCLDLLALQQPVAGDLRFVVAAFKIVTDLERVGDLATNLAEYTRDSTGSAPTLPDVDFERIAALALEQLERAIEAFVTDDADGCVAVAARDDELDARCASVAERVVRTLIDLRAGSGTNEERRVGNEGGGPPVADVLADVSRTFVIVRDLERVGDHAVNVAARTLYALESNEDLLG from the coding sequence ATGGCCCGAGAGGACTACCAGAAACGCCTCGAGCGCCTCCGCGAGGCGGTCGTCGCACTGGGCGACCTCGTCCGCGAGCAGCTCGCGGACGGACTCAACGCACTGTTTACCGGCGATCGAGAACTCGCGCGTGACGTTATCGCGGGTGACTCGGCCGTCAACCGTCGCACTCTCGAGATCGAAGGCGACTGTCTCGACCTGCTCGCGCTCCAGCAGCCGGTCGCCGGCGACCTCCGATTCGTCGTCGCCGCGTTCAAGATCGTCACCGACCTCGAGCGGGTCGGCGATCTCGCGACCAATCTGGCCGAGTACACGCGGGATTCGACCGGCTCCGCCCCGACGCTTCCGGACGTCGACTTCGAACGGATCGCCGCGCTCGCGCTCGAGCAACTCGAGCGAGCGATCGAAGCGTTCGTCACGGACGACGCGGACGGCTGTGTTGCGGTCGCAGCGCGCGACGACGAACTGGACGCCCGCTGTGCCAGCGTCGCCGAGCGCGTCGTGCGGACCCTCATCGATCTCCGCGCCGGGAGCGGGACAAACGAGGAGCGGCGAGTCGGGAATGAGGGTGGCGGTCCGCCAGTCGCGGACGTACTTGCCGACGTCTCGCGGACGTTCGTGATCGTTCGCGACCTCGAGCGAGTCGGCGATCACGCGGTGAACGTGGCCGCCCGGACGCTGTACGCGCTCGAGAGCAACGAGGACCTGCTCGGCTGA
- the pstC gene encoding phosphate ABC transporter permease subunit PstC, translated as MSQAASQTSRRTQSLVRTAMELDRPSLLLATAQILLIIGAFVGFIVQSVWTTTFLYGFLLAVGAGWVVRQALTAKIVTFLMTAATLSTLGLIAVFLVLEAVPAFRHAGLDLIWPFGSNEWSTSQGQFSLVPMLWGTLLTTATAILVAAPFGVAGALFISDIAPDWLREIVKPAIELLAGIPSIVYGFIGFTIINPYVGNLLSINPGALFAIGLVIGFMALPTVISVAEDALSAVPESMKDGSIAMGATEWQTMKSVSIPTAFSGVSAAVLLGIGRAIGETMAATVMISHSRRLPQPELYNVFDSTETLTTFIASSYGHVTPGQLFWSALFAAGVVLMIIVTGLGIASALIEQRMHRKLEGGQ; from the coding sequence ATGTCGCAAGCGGCGTCGCAGACGTCGCGCCGAACGCAGTCGCTGGTTCGAACGGCGATGGAACTGGACCGGCCGAGTCTGCTCCTTGCGACGGCACAGATACTGCTGATCATCGGGGCGTTCGTCGGTTTCATCGTCCAATCGGTGTGGACGACCACGTTCCTGTACGGCTTCCTGCTGGCCGTCGGCGCCGGCTGGGTCGTCCGACAGGCGCTGACCGCGAAGATCGTGACGTTTCTGATGACCGCCGCAACGCTCTCGACGCTCGGCCTCATCGCGGTGTTTCTGGTCCTCGAGGCGGTTCCGGCGTTCCGCCACGCCGGCCTCGATCTCATATGGCCGTTCGGCTCAAACGAGTGGAGTACCTCGCAGGGGCAGTTCTCGCTCGTCCCGATGCTCTGGGGGACGCTTCTCACGACGGCCACCGCGATTCTGGTCGCGGCCCCGTTCGGCGTCGCGGGCGCGCTGTTTATCAGCGATATCGCACCCGATTGGTTGCGTGAAATTGTCAAGCCGGCTATCGAGCTGTTGGCTGGTATTCCGTCGATCGTCTACGGATTCATCGGGTTTACGATCATCAACCCGTACGTCGGTAATTTGCTCTCGATCAATCCCGGTGCGCTGTTCGCCATCGGTCTCGTGATCGGCTTCATGGCGCTTCCGACGGTCATCTCCGTTGCCGAAGATGCGTTGTCGGCAGTCCCCGAGTCGATGAAAGACGGCTCGATAGCGATGGGTGCGACGGAATGGCAGACGATGAAGAGCGTCTCGATCCCGACCGCCTTTTCGGGAGTTTCTGCGGCCGTCCTGCTAGGGATCGGGCGGGCGATCGGCGAGACCATGGCTGCGACGGTCATGATCTCACACAGCCGTCGGTTGCCCCAGCCCGAACTGTACAACGTCTTCGATAGCACGGAAACGTTGACGACGTTTATCGCCTCCAGCTACGGGCACGTGACTCCCGGACAGCTGTTCTGGAGTGCACTGTTCGCAGCAGGCGTCGTCCTGATGATTATCGTGACGGGGCTTGGTATCGCCTCTGCACTCATCGAGCAACGAATGCATCGCAAACTGGAGGGCGGCCAATGA
- a CDS encoding polysaccharide pyruvyl transferase family protein: MRILLLRTWTTNIGNGFIDYGARAMLERAFPDAEIVETGGYPNHAADTAALWGGTRKLARMTGYDRGSYESPTHPIRQNTVNVSELIDADLAVLPGCVLSRPTFRKYYDTLRQLRERDIPIVVIGGGGEEYDEDERKYVEAVFDALDIDVLLTRDRTAYEEYGDLVEYLYDGIDCSLFLGDSHRPPEANRAFDVHTFDKLEEPDIDEASPSTIIRPDHAPFDEPYHFPVGERARKLVGLETPLFEVENVFVSDLVTDYLFLYANADVVRSDRIHACLPALTYGNRAQFYFDTPRANLFDRVPIDGDVTAEPVRFDMDELEREKDAQVDALEEGIATVL, from the coding sequence ATGCGAATCCTGCTTCTTCGGACGTGGACGACGAACATCGGGAACGGCTTCATCGACTACGGGGCGAGAGCGATGCTCGAGCGGGCGTTTCCCGACGCGGAGATCGTCGAAACGGGCGGCTATCCCAATCACGCGGCGGACACCGCGGCGCTGTGGGGCGGCACCCGGAAGCTCGCGCGGATGACGGGGTACGATCGAGGCAGCTACGAGTCGCCGACCCACCCGATTCGGCAGAATACGGTGAACGTCAGCGAACTGATCGACGCCGACCTGGCCGTCTTGCCGGGCTGCGTGCTCTCGAGACCGACCTTTCGGAAGTACTACGACACGCTCCGGCAACTCAGGGAGCGAGATATTCCGATCGTCGTCATCGGCGGGGGCGGCGAGGAGTACGACGAGGACGAGCGGAAATACGTCGAAGCCGTCTTTGACGCGCTCGATATCGATGTCCTGCTTACGCGGGATCGAACCGCCTACGAGGAGTACGGCGACCTCGTCGAGTACCTGTACGACGGTATCGACTGTTCGCTGTTCCTGGGCGACAGTCACCGGCCGCCCGAGGCGAACCGGGCGTTCGACGTCCACACGTTCGATAAACTCGAGGAACCTGATATCGACGAGGCGTCGCCGTCGACGATCATTCGGCCCGATCACGCTCCCTTCGACGAACCGTATCACTTCCCCGTCGGCGAGCGGGCGAGGAAACTGGTCGGCCTCGAGACGCCGCTGTTCGAGGTGGAGAACGTCTTCGTCTCCGATCTGGTGACCGACTACCTCTTCCTCTACGCCAACGCGGACGTGGTGCGGTCGGACCGGATCCACGCCTGCCTTCCTGCGCTAACGTACGGTAACAGGGCCCAGTTCTACTTCGACACCCCGCGAGCGAACCTGTTCGATCGGGTTCCGATCGACGGCGACGTCACGGCCGAGCCGGTTCGGTTCGATATGGACGAACTCGAGCGCGAGAAGGACGCGCAGGTCGACGCGCTCGAGGAGGGGATCGCGACGGTCCTGTGA